A genomic window from Solanum dulcamara chromosome 11, daSolDulc1.2, whole genome shotgun sequence includes:
- the LOC129872518 gene encoding uncharacterized protein LOC129872518 — MVMGDFNSILRPEDRLVGSQVQGEETRDFRNFLNECNLSELPTFGRQFIWTNGYMYSRIDRALVNVEWIVQMPSMQVIVMAIDALFSDHSPLSIVMEEQRDSKKKLFRFYNCLAQHPELKSKIQDSWQTQREE; from the coding sequence ATGGTTATGGGggactttaactcaattttgaGACCAGAAGATAGGCTTGTAGGTAGTCAAGTGCAAGGGGAAGAAACAAGGGATTTCAGAAATTTCTTGAATGAGTGTAACCTATCTGAATTACCTACATTTGGGAGGCAATTTATATGGACAAATGGGTATATGTATAGCAGGATTGATAGGGCACTTGTTAATGTAGAATGGATAGTTCAAATGCCATCAATGCAAGTGATAGTGATGGCAATTGATGCTCTTTTCTCAGATCATTCACCTCTGAGCATAGTAATGGAGGAACAAAGGGATAGCAAGAAGAAACTATTTAGATTTTATAATTGTCTAGCCCAGCATCCAGAGTTGAAAAGCAAGATACAAGATAGTTGGCAGACACAGAGGGAGGAATGA